TCCTGATGGATCTTTTTTGGTGGTGCCTGCAGGTTTGGACCTTAGTGAAATATTCCACTCGATGTAATTAAATATAATAATTTATCTTAGCGTATTTCTATATCTATCTGCCTACAATTGCATAACAGGTTTCTGCATGTTTTAGTTCTACTTATTTAGATATGTGTATGTAACCTGCATTTTGCGTTGTTGGTGCTAACTGCCATCGGTTTCTAGTTTTATAACCTGCAACTATTAGTGGTTATCtcatctctaattttttttttttgtcgattTCATGTTCTTTACTGCAACCTGCACAACGTTTGTCGGCATTAATGGTTACAATTTCATTGTCTTTACCCCTGTAACATTTCTTCATTTTTGTAAATCAGGGTCTTACAAATTCTCTTCTACATCTGACTCAGTAAATACTGCATACATATTTTCAAGAAAAGATCTTTCGAGGTAAGAAATTTACCCATTTGTGGTGGGGGATTTTCATTTTGTTCCATGCTTTAATATTTCTTGTTCTCAATGTTGCTTCTCTTTTCCAGGCCTGCTTTACAGCTCCCTGCATCAGGAAAACCCGTTATTGCAGTACGCTTTTGCCCCATTGTTTTTAGCCTAAGGGCACACAAATCAGGTAGTTTAACTGCTTGTCTATGATTTTCTTTGTGCTGATACTATTGGTTACCTCCTTAAATTTATAGTAACTGTTGGGAGTTTTTGATAATGAAGCAGGCGAATTTTTTAAGCTCCCATATCGATATGTTTTTGCCGTGGCCACGTTGAACTCTTTATACATCTACGACACAGAGAGTGTTCCTCCTATTGCAATTTTTGCTGGCCTTCATTATGCAGCCATAACAGACATTTCATGGTATAGTGACCCTGAATTTgttaatttgtttctttctttccttctttccttcttttcttttcctttctcctcATGCCTTTCGATTTTTTTAACATTCCTTTACTTGTTTTTTTATGGTAATCCTCTTGATTTCATTTTATTCTCTCTTTTTTTGGTTTGGAAGGTCACCTGATGCCAAATATCTAGCATTGTCCTCTCAAGATGGTTATTGCACTCTTGTAGAATTTGATCGGGATGATCTTGGTTCACCTTTCACCATTTCAGGTTTGGTTGTTTTCCTCATTTTATTTGTAAGTTGTACAAAAACTCAATATTGATGTCAAATGCTTTTGTGCACATGATTTTGTCAACTACTCCCTAGGGGATGATACTTTGTGAGGATGTTCCCCGCACCTTGTAGAGGATTCTTGAAACAAAACCTGCCCATTGTAGAACTTTTAGTCAACCCCGCCCGCTCCTCTTTATTGGAGTACTGTATTTACTTTGTCTAGTAATCCACTTTTTCAAACAACTACATGCCTAGTGTTTGTTATGAAACAAATGAGTATTCAAAGTTTTATTCGCTCCCTTCACTCTGATCCATATTTGGTGTGATTCGTCAGGCTTTAGTGATTGCAACAACTGAGAATCCGAAAGTTATTAACATGGTTCTGAGGATTTTGCTTCTTCGAAATCAAGTTGTTATCTCGTGCTTCCTCCATAACTGACTGCCATATAAATTAATATTGAAATTATCCTTATATTAGTTTCACTCTCAGCATGTGTGAAAACATTTCTTCGATCTGTTTCTTTATGTAAATGAAAACAGAAATTTTGACTTTTAAAAAGTCACATGTCGAGATTAGATATCCAAGTCTCttttttctcaatttccttaaagTCTAAACAAAGCGTGTTTCACTGCTTTTCTAGAAGCTGAGAAGGCCAAGGACGAAATCAAGAATCCAGTTGATCAGGTCCCCACTGAAGTGATCAATACAACTAGTACTGATGTTGAAGCAGAGTCCAAAGCTGAAGCAGAGTCCAAAGCTgacagaaataaaaaagaaacagAAGCAAGTGAAGGGAAAGCATCGCCCAACCCTGTTAGTGTTCCAGTTTCAAATAAACCTGCCAAGAGGCGGATAACTCCCATGGCTATTGATCCATGAACTAAGGGTAACAACAGAGCCGGTCCAGAGCTGGTGCAGAGTGTGCGACGCACAAGGCCCGACTCAGGGGAAAGCCACGTTCTTACTTATTATTAGGGCCTTTTCTCCAAGCCCAAATGCTTTTTACTCTATctatttagggttttctttttacGTGTTGGAAAAATATAAATTTACTATGAGGCTTTTTGGGGAATCCTGTTTTAGGGCATACCTACTGGGGCATACTTAACAAGGACAAAAATGGATTGCAGATAGTAAATTCAAAAttagtattagtgttaataataatgattagttgttaataatcttaattagtaattaatattaataattagtgattaagataatttaagTTATAAAAGTTTGTGTTGATGATAAATTTTGTATCTTGtaataggggcggcatggtttattagaggggcggcagtgtgatagcaatgtccctctagttggttaggggatgtccaaaAGGAGATGTATATTGACCAGATTacccttttttttctttaaatggaCTAATTTGTTCCTCCTTTTTAAATTGAAAAGACAAAATTGTCCTCCATCATATTTAAACATGATTATGAATGAGTAGAGagcggtttttttttctttcatcttctctacTCCTCCATTGTAACCGTAAGCACCACCTCCACCATTAAACttgatcgattttttttttttccgattaaTCGGCGATTCCCAACAATACTATCGTTGATTGAAGTATATAATAGAGAATgacgacgaagaagaagaatgacgAAGATTCAACGGCTTCAAATCAACAAAATCCTTCAACCGGTGAAGAACCCGAATTCCAAACTCCTCAAGTTGAGAAATCAGgattaatgacttatatgaggtacgTAATCAAAAACCCAGTTATTATTTTGTGTATTCTATTCAATGTAAGTGTATTctatatcaaaaattagggttttaggttcAAAATTAGAATTTGAATTCTAGAAATGAGGTTTCTACGGTTGGTATtgtttcaattaccaaccgtatctgAACTGTTTGATGCATATACGGTTCGTAAcaattgaaatcatcaaaaataacGAACCGTATGTTCTAGGGTTTGAGTTTTTTGTGCAGATACGGTTGGTACGGGACACCCTATTACGAACCGTATTCCTTCCTTCATGTTAATTTTTTTCTAGTCGGTTCGTAACTGTGAGTTCGTAACCAACCGTATGTGTTACACGGTACGTAATGTTTGTTGATTATCAACCGTACTTTTGAGTTGTATGACGTATAGAATTTCATTCTACGGTACAAGAAATTATGAACTGTAGAATAGTTACGGCACGTAAGTATCATTAGTCTCCAACCGTATGTCGTCCTGATGCTCAAACCAATTTCAAAGTTGTTATACGGTTGGAGATGAAACCAAAGTTACCAACTGTTTCTTTTACACGGTTTGTAACTTAGATCAATTATGAACCGTATCTTTTATACGATTGTTCTGGACATctcattaccaaccgtatgttttaTGTTTCAATATATTTTGAGTTTCTTTGTTTGTATCTTGTTTGTTCAACCTTTAATAAATCATACAAATGTATTGCTTGTGTAGGAATCCTGATAGGGTTAAGAATAAGAGAGGGAATAACTTAACTCCGATCGATCATACACCCACTCCTCGCGGTGACAAGCATTTAGGAGTAGATCATAGAGGTGaccatgtgaagaagaagaatcagtttgAGATTAGGTTAAGAGAACCATCTGTAAGTAACTCTAGGGTTGAATTAGAAGGAGGTGAGCATAATGATCAACAAATTGAAGAAGAGGAAGTAATTCCTCATGAATCcagtgaagaggaggaagaagaagtaaataatgaAAAGGAGGGAGAggaagaaagtgatgaagatgaggaagaggaagcaaatgatgaagatGGAGTACAAAACAAGGGGAAAGAAATTGTCGTAGCTACAACTCTACCTCGAGCCAAACCAGTTAAAGAAAAGAAGCCGAGAAAGGAACCCGCACCAAATGGGTTGCATATTCCTACAGGAAAAGATCTGATGTTGCCACAGAAGAAGAATAGATGTCCCTGGGGCGAGGCACCATATAAGTCctcaatcttatttggttataccaattccTGGGCCGCAAAAGTCTGTGCGACTAGGGTATGCTTCTCTTAACACATTGTTATAATTTATTTCGATTTTTTTATGTTTGTATTTATGTATATTTCATTAATCTTAGTTTAACAAAATATGTTTGTATTTTTTTAAGGATCATGCAAGGGCGAAAAAATTGCTCAAGCGTCAAAGGGATGGTTATTGGCCAATAGGTGAAGAATGTGGTGATGTTCGTACTCTAGTGGAAGCTTCAGGATTAGGGCCTGGAATTGAGCATAACCAATCGGAGTATGATAGTGTTATAGTCTCTGCCTTCAAGGAACGATTTTGGCCAGAAACCGATACGTTTCAtctcccatttggtgagatgacAATAATACCGGACGACGTGAAGCAAATTCTTAACTTGGAAGTTGAAGGAAAATGTTTGTATGAAGATTTAGATAACAACATGTCTTGGAATGATCTTTATAGCCTTGTTGAAGAAACACTTGGGTGGGGTAGAGACGAGACCGATATGGAGTTTATGTTTGCTGGTGGTTATGACCCCTCGGAACCAAACAAGGTTAACAAGGTAAAGAAGCTGTTGTTGAATAATTTGAGGAAGAAGTTTGTAGACACCCTCAAAAAGCAAGATAAAGGTGAGGTGATAGATGAAACAAGAGCTAGGCGTACCGCCACAGCGTATTTGTTGTATTCTATTGGGACCGTATTCATGCCCGATAACTCGGGAAATAGGGTGATGTTCATTACCTACAGTTGTTGAAGGATTTGAACAAGACCAGAGACTATTCGTGGGGCACCGCCACGCTTGCATATATACTTCAAAGTCTAATAAAGGCCTCGAGGGTTGGAGCTACTGAAATTGCTTGGAATGTTGCGCTTCTAATggtaagttcggttacattttatGATTGCTTGTTATATTTGTCTTCTGTAGTCATGTATCAATTGgttaaattgtttatatttttctAGGCATGGGTGTATGAACAATTTCCGAGCCTGAGACCTCCTACTGAATGGGGATAAAATGATCATGGACCTATACGAAAGAAGTTTATGCTCACTGGTAGACAATTGAGGAACAAAGAGGCGAAGCTCATTCAAAGGAGGGAGGAAATAGACGCTTTCACCGttgaagatgttatctttgacccCTATTTGAGGATTCAAAATGGAGTTGATGTTCGTCAATTCACACCGACCGCAGGCTACAATGGACCATTGTATCATGCCACCGGTTATGTTATGACCAATCCTCGTCGAACTCTACGTAAAATTGCTCATATTCAAGGAATTTTCGTTaaggaaaacttcaaattatGCCAGGAGGGATCCGAGACAAAAGGCCCCACTATTGTACTCAACTACCGCCCAACTCCGACGGTTGATGTTTGGAACAACCGCCATAAAGAAGAATACCAACTCGCACTTGGAGAGGCAACGACTTGTAACAACAAGAAGGAAGCCGTTGATGATTACACAGATTGGTATTATCATTTTGGTCATCCaaatgtgattaataatgatccgGAGTCCCATCCACTTATTCAAAAGGCAATAGAAAAAAGGTTGGCTGCCGAGGAGAGCAAAGAGACAAAGGGACTATGTGGTATGACTTGGAAGAAACTAAATTTCATGTCAGTACATAAATTTGTTATCCTCATGACTTGGAATTTAGTTCTAATTTATATTATGTGCTATGGAATAATCTCTTAAGACTCTTTTTTATGTGTGAATAGAAAGAGCGAGGACAAAAGTTGGCTAATAGATTGACTTCATGCATCCGTGCTGGAGGTGCGATTGAACCTCCTCAACAAAGGACCTTACAAGAGCAAATGAGGTACATGCATGATCCAACCCAAAAGTAATTGTACGAGGGGTTGCTCACGGAAGAAAGAGGCTTAAAGAGGAGCAGAAAGTCCACTGGAAGTGCGAGTACTAGCCATAATCAGCCGTCATCTAGAAACGAAGAGACGCAATTGGAAGAGGATTTGCATGATGTGGGTACTAGCCAAAGAGGTGGTCGTAGGGGCGGTGGTCGTAGTGGTGGTGGTCGTAGTGGTGGTCCTCGCACTCGTGGTGGTGGTACCACCTACAAAAGAGGTCGTGGTCGCAATGCTTAATTATGGTTGTGTGACATTTGATAGCAAGACAAATTTTTATTTCTTAGCTTTGTGTGGTTTGTTTTTgtaagtttttagcttatggaTATTATCACAAACATGTTATGAATTGTGTGGTTATGGATTTTAGCTTATGAATTACTTATGAACTGTGTGCTTAGTTACTACTTGATTTTCAAAGAAAATGTCAAGTTTCAGGGTAATATACGGTTGGTAATGAGTTACCATTACAAACCGTACAATACCTACGGTGTGTATTTTGTTTGAATTACAAACCGTAGGTTACCTACGGTGTGTAATGGAAACTCATTACCAACCGTATATTACCCTGAAACTTTTGAAATATGGTGAAGTTGGACATATGAAAATTACGGTTGCTAATTCTTTTAGCTTACAAACCGTAAGGTACCTACGGTTTGTAATTTTTTTACTTTATCAACCGTATAACATCCTGGAACTTTTGAGTTTTTGAGAGGACACACATACGGTTGGTAAAGAATAAAAATCATCAACCGTAACTCTGGTATAAATTTTTTtgcagagttacggttggtaattgtaaCTGAACAGTGACCTGTAGACCTGTAATTGGTTTTTGATCAGAGTTACGTTGTGTAACTTTTGATAAACTTACCAACCATAAGTTATATATGGTTTGTAATAGTattttagttaccaaccgtaactctataTTTCCTGGATATTCTCTACCTTATCTACTGATTTGTCTTTGTCACATTTGAAAATATAGCCGTTGAAGCCTTCAACGACTctattttcaaaaaaatagaTCCGTTACATCATAAAAaaacagaatatatatatatatatatatatatgcttatccTCCTTACTAGAAGTTACACCTCCACATGAATCATATCCTACCTTAAACTAGATTATGGCTCCAAACCCTGAATTTACATTGGAAGAAGATTTATGTATTTGCCGCAACTATGTTCTATGCTAtccaaaaagaggagaagaacgaCGTCAATGTGGTTTTGTGAGTACAAGTTATTTGAGAACTCTTTTTGAAAACTTTTGTTCCGAAACAGGTAACCCTAATCACCGCGATGGAATTATGTTGTATGCTCGATATGCAACTATTCGGGAAAACGTTCAAGAATTTATGGAATTAGTTCGTATTATGGGTCAAATACGATTAAGGGGACGCTGAAGTTTTAGAGAGATCTATTCAAGAATGGAG
This genomic stretch from Papaver somniferum cultivar HN1 chromosome 5, ASM357369v1, whole genome shotgun sequence harbors:
- the LOC113279914 gene encoding uncharacterized protein LOC113279914, with protein sequence MTTKKKNDEDSTASNQQNPSTGEEPEFQTPQVEKSGLMTYMRNPDRVKNKRGNNLTPIDHTPTPRGDKHLGVDHRGDHVKKKNQFEIRLREPSVSNSRVELEGGEHNDQQIEEEEVIPHESSEEEEEEVNNEKEGEEESDEDEEEEANDEDGVQNKGKEIVVATTLPRAKPVKEKKPRKEPAPNGLHIPTGKDLMLPQKKNRCPWGEAPYKSSILFGYTNSWAAKVCATRDHARAKKLLKRQRDGYWPIGEECGDVRTLVEASGLGPGIEHNQSEYDSVIVSAFKERFWPETDTFHLPFGEMTIIPDDVKQILNLEVEGKCLYEDLDNNMSWNDLYSLVEETLGWGRDETDMEFMFAGGYDPSEPNKVNKVKKLLLNNLRKKFVDTLKKQDKGELLKDLNKTRDYSWGTATLAYILQSLIKASRVGATEIAWNVALLMAWVYEQFPSLRPPTEWG